In Toxoplasma gondii ME49 chromosome X, whole genome shotgun sequence, a single genomic region encodes these proteins:
- a CDS encoding hypothetical protein (encoded by transcript TGME49_228065) — MDTDFFALALHLPFDLLPVATIAATHLAIKRTRGTVGVALNRFNLLIHDSPSQETWKAGFPCLPSDRHPYRRRYENLFFLPNSQLRRM, encoded by the exons ATGGACACTGATTTTTTCGCCCTCGCGCTCCATCTTCCCTTCGACTTGTTGCCGGTCGCCACCATCGCTGCTACACATCTCGCCATCAAGCGAACCCGAGGCACAGTGGGAGTCGCTTTGAATCGCTTCAATTTGCTTATTCATGACAGTCCCTCTCAAGAAACTTGGAAGGCGGGTTTTCCTTGTTTGCCGTCTGATCGCCATCCCTACCGCCGCCGTTACGAAAActtgttctttctccc GAATTCTCAACTGCGAAGAATGTGA